In one Staphylococcus lutrae genomic region, the following are encoded:
- a CDS encoding MIP/aquaporin family protein translates to MNVYLAEFFGTALLLLMGGGVVANVSLKKTNANGADWIVIAIGWGLAVVLGVYAVGQISGAHLNPAVTLALAINGDFSWAQVPGYMIAQLLGGILGGMLTWLMYLPHWRATEEPATKLGVFATGPALKNYIANFISEIIGTAVLTSGLLYIGANKFTDGLNPLIVGALIVAIGLSLGGTTGYAINPARDLGPRIAHAILPIHGKGSSGWGYAIVPVIGPLVGGMLGTVLYRLVFKSIFDGWTIATIVILILTLLLGKILNQKTPKEEIAQI, encoded by the coding sequence ATGAATGTCTACTTAGCCGAGTTTTTCGGTACAGCATTACTTTTACTCATGGGTGGTGGCGTTGTTGCAAATGTGAGTTTGAAAAAAACGAACGCCAATGGTGCAGACTGGATTGTTATCGCAATTGGATGGGGCCTCGCAGTAGTATTAGGCGTCTATGCGGTGGGGCAAATTTCTGGCGCACATTTAAACCCTGCTGTAACATTAGCCTTAGCCATTAACGGAGATTTTTCATGGGCACAAGTACCTGGTTATATGATTGCGCAATTACTGGGTGGTATTTTGGGTGGTATGTTAACTTGGCTCATGTATTTACCGCATTGGCGTGCAACTGAGGAACCTGCAACGAAACTCGGGGTATTTGCAACTGGTCCTGCATTAAAAAACTATATTGCAAATTTTATATCAGAGATTATCGGAACAGCGGTGTTAACATCAGGACTTTTGTATATCGGTGCGAACAAATTTACAGATGGTTTAAACCCATTGATTGTTGGCGCATTGATTGTAGCCATCGGTTTAAGTTTAGGAGGTACGACAGGGTATGCGATTAATCCAGCACGGGACTTAGGCCCACGTATTGCTCATGCGATTTTACCTATTCATGGTAAAGGTTCAAGTGGATGGGGTTATGCGATCGTGCCGGTCATTGGACCACTAGTTGGGGGTATGCTAGGGACAGTGTTGTATCGACTCGTATTCAAAAGTATTTTTGATGGATGGACGATTGCAACAATCGTCATTTTAATCCTTACATTATTGTTAGGTAAAATTTTAAACCAAAAAACACCTAAAGAAGAAATTGCACAAATATAA
- the glpK gene encoding glycerol kinase GlpK — translation MGNYILSIDQGTTSSRAILFNEEGGIVGVAQREFKQHFPKAGWVEHDANEIWTSVLSVMASVLNENNVSAKEIKGIGITNQRETTVVWDKNTGRPIYNAIVWQSRQTQQICDALKNEGYEQLFRDKTGLLLDPYFSGTKVKWILDKVEGARESAEKGDVLFGTIDSWLVWKLSGGRAHVTDYSNASRTLMYNIHELKWDDELLELLDVPKAMLPEVKPSSEVYCETIDYHFFGENVPIAGIAGDQQAALFGQACFERGDIKNTYGTGGFMLMNTGEEAVKSGNGLLTTIAYGIDGKVNYALEGSIFVSGSAIQWLRDGLRMINSAPQSEDYAKRVDSTEGVYVVPAFVGLGTPYWDSDARGAIFGLTRGTEKEHFIRATLESLCYQTRDVIEAMAQDSGIEVNSLRVDGGAVKNNFLMQFQADLVNISVERPEINETTALGAAYLAGLATGFWKDKSEITSRWKLEKAFEPSMDNKESDRLYKGWKKAVEATQVFKIDEA, via the coding sequence ATGGGAAATTATATTTTATCAATAGACCAAGGTACGACAAGTTCACGTGCGATTTTATTCAATGAAGAAGGTGGAATTGTAGGCGTTGCCCAGCGAGAATTTAAACAACATTTTCCAAAAGCGGGTTGGGTAGAACATGATGCGAATGAAATTTGGACGTCGGTTTTATCTGTTATGGCGTCAGTTTTGAATGAAAATAATGTATCCGCTAAAGAAATTAAAGGAATTGGTATTACGAATCAGCGTGAAACGACGGTCGTATGGGATAAAAACACAGGGCGTCCCATCTATAATGCCATCGTTTGGCAATCACGACAAACGCAACAAATTTGTGATGCGTTGAAAAATGAGGGATATGAACAATTATTTAGGGATAAAACGGGATTATTGTTAGATCCTTATTTTTCAGGTACGAAGGTAAAATGGATTTTGGATAAAGTTGAAGGCGCACGTGAAAGTGCAGAAAAAGGCGATGTATTGTTTGGTACGATTGATTCATGGCTCGTTTGGAAATTGTCAGGCGGTCGTGCGCATGTGACCGATTATTCCAATGCAAGTCGTACATTAATGTATAACATTCACGAATTAAAATGGGATGATGAGCTTCTTGAACTATTAGATGTTCCAAAGGCGATGTTACCTGAAGTCAAACCTTCGAGTGAAGTATACTGCGAAACAATCGATTATCATTTCTTTGGTGAGAACGTACCGATTGCTGGAATTGCTGGCGATCAACAGGCGGCATTGTTCGGGCAAGCATGCTTTGAACGTGGCGATATCAAAAACACATATGGTACAGGTGGTTTCATGTTAATGAACACAGGCGAAGAAGCTGTGAAGTCAGGCAATGGTTTGCTCACGACAATCGCATATGGTATCGATGGTAAAGTCAATTACGCCTTAGAAGGTTCAATCTTTGTATCGGGCTCTGCGATTCAATGGTTAAGAGATGGGCTGAGAATGATTAATTCTGCACCGCAATCTGAAGACTATGCAAAACGCGTTGATTCTACTGAAGGGGTGTACGTTGTTCCTGCATTTGTTGGTTTGGGAACGCCATATTGGGATTCTGATGCACGTGGCGCAATTTTCGGATTAACGCGTGGTACAGAAAAAGAACACTTCATTCGTGCGACGCTTGAGTCATTATGTTATCAAACACGTGATGTCATTGAAGCTATGGCACAAGACTCAGGGATTGAAGTGAACAGTTTGCGCGTAGATGGTGGTGCAGTTAAAAATAATTTCCTAATGCAATTCCAAGCCGACTTAGTTAATATCAGCGTAGAACGTCCAGAAATCAATGAAACAACAGCCCTAGGTGCGGCTTATTTAGCTGGTTTGGCAACAGGATTTTGGAAGGACAAATCAGAAATTACGAGTCGTTGGAAATTAGAAAAAGCTTTCGAACCATCAATGGACAATAAGGAAAGTGATCGATTATACAAAGGATGGAAGAAAGCTGTAGAAGCCACACAAGTTTTTAAAATAGACGAGGCATAA
- a CDS encoding glycerol-3-phosphate dehydrogenase/oxidase has protein sequence MSLSTLKRDSVKQRMKNEEYDVIVVGGGITGAGVALDASARGMKVALVEMQDFAQGTSSRSTKLVHGGLRYLKQFQVGVVAETGKERAIVYENGPHVTTPEWMLLPMHKGGTFGKFSTSIGLAMYDRLAGVKKSERKKMLSKKETSAKEPLVKQEGLKGGGYYVEYRTDDARLTIEVMKKAAEQGADIMNYVKVNNFLYDHKEKVNGVMVIDRLANETFEIRGKKVVNATGPWVDEVRSADYSKNNKQLRLTKGVHVVIDQSKFPLRQAVYFDTEKDGRMIFAIPRDGKAYVGTTDTFYNNDKSKPLVNQEDRDYLVEAINYMFPTVHVTDADIESTWAGVRPLIYEEGKDPSEISRKDEVWEGKSGLLTIAGGKLTGYRHMALEIVDLVEKRLKQEYKLKFNQVDTKHIPISGGDVGGSANFEQFVEEKVALADAYNLDQNLARRFATKFGSNVDDLFEIAQAAQHQNTGLPLELYVELVYGVQNELVIKPTDFLVRRTGALYFDIDSVLRYKDTVIDVLADLVGYDANTKAIYKAELEEAIQEARHGQHQPAEK, from the coding sequence ATGAGTTTATCGACATTGAAACGTGATTCGGTGAAGCAGCGAATGAAAAATGAGGAATATGATGTTATTGTTGTAGGTGGCGGCATTACGGGGGCAGGTGTCGCTTTAGATGCATCAGCGAGAGGAATGAAAGTGGCGCTTGTTGAAATGCAAGACTTTGCACAGGGAACGAGTTCACGTTCGACAAAATTAGTACATGGCGGTTTACGCTACTTAAAGCAATTTCAAGTGGGGGTTGTTGCTGAAACAGGTAAAGAACGTGCCATCGTCTATGAAAATGGGCCACACGTCACGACACCAGAATGGATGTTATTACCGATGCACAAAGGTGGTACATTTGGTAAATTCTCAACTTCAATCGGCTTAGCGATGTATGACCGATTAGCAGGGGTAAAAAAATCAGAACGAAAAAAAATGTTAAGTAAGAAAGAAACTTCTGCGAAAGAACCGCTTGTTAAACAAGAAGGATTAAAAGGCGGCGGTTATTACGTAGAATACCGTACGGATGATGCACGATTAACGATAGAAGTAATGAAAAAAGCAGCTGAACAAGGTGCAGACATCATGAACTATGTCAAAGTGAATAACTTCTTATATGATCATAAAGAAAAAGTGAATGGTGTCATGGTGATTGATCGCCTTGCTAATGAAACATTTGAAATTAGAGGTAAAAAAGTCGTGAATGCGACAGGACCTTGGGTAGATGAAGTGCGTAGTGCAGATTATTCTAAAAACAATAAACAACTGCGATTAACAAAAGGTGTTCACGTTGTTATTGACCAATCGAAGTTCCCATTGCGTCAAGCGGTATACTTTGATACTGAGAAAGATGGGCGTATGATTTTTGCGATTCCACGTGATGGCAAGGCGTACGTCGGAACTACAGATACATTTTATAATAATGACAAATCAAAACCACTCGTCAACCAAGAAGATCGAGATTATTTGGTTGAAGCGATTAACTACATGTTCCCAACTGTACATGTGACAGATGCAGATATTGAATCGACATGGGCAGGCGTTCGTCCGCTTATATATGAAGAAGGAAAAGACCCTTCAGAAATTTCACGAAAAGATGAAGTTTGGGAAGGTAAATCAGGCCTACTTACCATTGCAGGAGGAAAATTAACAGGCTATCGTCATATGGCATTAGAAATTGTAGATTTAGTTGAGAAACGACTTAAACAAGAATACAAATTAAAATTTAATCAAGTTGACACAAAACATATTCCTATTTCTGGTGGAGATGTTGGAGGTAGTGCAAACTTTGAACAATTTGTTGAAGAGAAAGTGGCGTTAGCAGACGCGTATAATCTGGACCAAAACTTAGCACGTCGATTTGCAACAAAATTTGGTTCGAATGTCGACGATTTATTCGAGATTGCGCAAGCAGCACAACATCAAAATACAGGCTTGCCGTTAGAACTTTACGTTGAATTAGTCTATGGTGTACAGAACGAGTTAGTGATTAAACCAACGGACTTCTTAGTGCGTCGTACAGGTGCTTTATATTTTGATATTGATTCCGTTCTCCGTTATAAAGATACTGTTATCGATGTCTTAGCTGATTTAGTGGGGTACGATGCAAATACAAAAGCGATTTACAAAGCAGAATTAGAAGAAGCCATTCAAGAAGCACGACACGGTCAACATCAACCAGCTGAAAAATAA
- the miaA gene encoding tRNA (adenosine(37)-N6)-dimethylallyltransferase MiaA, which translates to MSQNKPFVIAIVGPTASGKTEFGVALAKEINGEIISGDAMQIYQGMDIGTAKVTAKEMEGIPHHLINILKPDETYSVYDFQQQAQRLIEEITNRGKVPIIVGGTGLYIQSVIYNYQFDDEAVSPAVAERVKQQMAMLSSYSNHELHEYLGTFDPESQRVIHPNNRKRVERAIAYYLQTKKVLSNRKKSTQLTENYDTLLLGMKMSRDTLYSRINNRVDVMLSHGLLDEVQELIELGYESCQSMQAIGYKEIIPVIKNEVPLDEAIERLKQHSRNYAKRQMTWFTNKLNVHWLDREKMSLTSMLSELKPLINKRRNEHD; encoded by the coding sequence GTGTCACAAAATAAACCCTTTGTCATAGCGATTGTTGGACCGACAGCCAGTGGAAAAACTGAGTTCGGTGTAGCGCTAGCAAAAGAAATTAATGGAGAGATTATTAGTGGAGACGCTATGCAAATCTATCAAGGGATGGATATTGGTACTGCAAAAGTAACGGCAAAAGAAATGGAAGGAATTCCGCATCATCTCATCAATATTTTAAAACCTGATGAAACATATTCAGTGTACGACTTTCAACAACAAGCACAACGGTTGATTGAAGAAATTACGAATCGAGGAAAAGTTCCAATTATCGTCGGTGGGACAGGGCTTTATATACAGTCAGTGATTTACAATTATCAGTTTGATGACGAAGCGGTTTCCCCAGCTGTTGCTGAACGAGTGAAACAACAAATGGCGATGTTATCTAGTTATTCAAATCATGAATTACATGAATATTTAGGGACATTCGATCCGGAATCTCAACGTGTGATTCATCCTAATAATCGTAAAAGGGTGGAACGGGCGATTGCGTATTATTTACAGACAAAAAAAGTTTTAAGTAATCGCAAGAAAAGTACCCAATTGACTGAAAATTATGATACATTATTACTAGGGATGAAAATGTCGCGCGATACCTTATATTCAAGGATAAATAATCGTGTTGATGTCATGTTGTCTCATGGTTTATTGGATGAAGTGCAAGAACTTATTGAATTAGGTTATGAATCGTGTCAAAGTATGCAAGCCATCGGTTATAAAGAAATTATACCGGTGATTAAAAATGAAGTTCCACTGGATGAGGCGATTGAACGACTCAAACAGCATTCACGTAATTATGCGAAAAGGCAAATGACTTGGTTTACAAATAAACTTAATGTTCATTGGTTAGATAGAGAGAAGATGTCACTTACTTCAATGTTATCTGAGCTGAAACCCCTAATAAATAAAAGGAGAAATGAACATGATTGA
- the hfq gene encoding RNA chaperone Hfq — protein MIEKRNIQDEYLEKFKEEGKELTVFLTNGFQLRGTIVDFDQYVIDILSQGRHHLIYKHAISTFLEGTN, from the coding sequence ATGATTGAGAAACGTAACATTCAAGATGAGTACCTAGAGAAATTTAAAGAAGAGGGTAAAGAACTAACGGTATTTTTAACGAATGGTTTCCAATTACGCGGTACAATTGTTGATTTTGACCAATATGTAATTGATATACTCTCCCAAGGGCGTCACCATTTAATTTACAAACACGCAATAAGCACATTTTTAGAAGGTACGAACTAA
- a CDS encoding glutathione peroxidase, with the protein MHLYDIEVPKTDGTTYPLSQYKGDVLLIVNTASECGLTPQFQGLQKLYETYSDRGFTVLGFPSNQFGKQEPGSGAEAATNCQLNYGVTFPMHEKIEVNGEHAHPLYQYLKSQKSGVFGDKIKWNFTKFLIDREGHVVKRFSPQKTPEHLIDDIEKLL; encoded by the coding sequence ATGCATTTATATGATATTGAAGTCCCAAAAACGGATGGTACAACTTATCCACTGTCGCAATACAAAGGAGACGTCCTACTCATCGTGAACACAGCCAGTGAATGTGGTTTAACACCGCAATTTCAAGGTTTGCAAAAACTTTATGAAACCTATAGTGACCGAGGATTTACGGTATTAGGTTTTCCAAGCAATCAATTTGGCAAGCAAGAACCTGGTAGCGGGGCTGAAGCTGCAACCAACTGCCAACTCAATTATGGTGTGACTTTTCCAATGCATGAAAAAATTGAAGTCAATGGTGAACATGCACACCCACTCTATCAATACCTAAAATCGCAAAAGTCTGGTGTTTTTGGTGATAAGATTAAGTGGAATTTTACTAAATTTTTAATTGATCGTGAAGGTCACGTCGTTAAACGTTTTTCACCACAAAAAACACCTGAACATTTGATAGATGATATTGAAAAATTATTATAA
- the hflX gene encoding GTPase HflX, which produces MGKTELHLTQSAKETAVLVGVDVYQSDYDFDSTMAELNALAYTCDLEVKGQWSQHRNHVDYKFYIGKGKLAEIKDFIAFHDIDVVVTNDELTTTQSKNLNTQLGVKIIDRTQLILEIFALRARSKEGKLQVEYAQLDYLLPRLMGHGKSLSRLGGGIGTRGPGETKLETDRRHIRTRMNEIKRKLSEVEAHRERYRNKRGQNHVFQAALIGYTNAGKSSWFNTLTDAATYEQDLLFATLDPKARQLNINNGFEMVISDTVGFIQKLPTSLIEAFKSTLEEARQADLLIHVVDASHADYKIQYDTVKEIIRELDMDYIPQVVIFNKRDLHTGARPIADQVSVFVSSKNPDDIEKVKTLIIEAIQKQFRFYQIQLESQCAEKLYQLKQQTLVTRLEYDEETDQYMIEGYQKQ; this is translated from the coding sequence ATGGGTAAAACAGAACTCCATTTAACTCAAAGCGCAAAAGAAACGGCAGTATTAGTCGGTGTAGACGTTTATCAGTCAGATTATGATTTTGACAGTACAATGGCTGAATTAAACGCTTTAGCCTATACATGTGATTTAGAAGTTAAAGGGCAGTGGAGCCAACATAGAAATCATGTTGACTATAAATTTTATATCGGTAAAGGGAAATTGGCGGAGATTAAAGACTTTATTGCGTTTCATGATATTGATGTGGTTGTAACCAACGATGAATTAACGACGACACAATCAAAAAATTTAAACACGCAATTGGGTGTCAAGATTATCGACCGGACCCAATTAATCCTAGAGATTTTTGCGTTGAGAGCAAGAAGCAAGGAAGGGAAACTTCAAGTCGAATATGCACAGCTAGACTATTTATTGCCTCGACTCATGGGGCATGGTAAAAGTTTATCCCGTTTAGGCGGAGGTATCGGTACGAGGGGTCCTGGTGAAACGAAACTCGAAACCGACCGACGTCATATCCGAACACGTATGAATGAAATTAAACGTAAACTCAGCGAAGTGGAAGCGCATCGAGAACGTTATCGAAATAAAAGAGGACAAAACCATGTGTTTCAAGCAGCACTCATCGGCTATACAAACGCTGGCAAGTCTTCATGGTTTAATACATTAACCGATGCAGCCACTTACGAACAAGATTTACTTTTTGCAACGTTGGATCCTAAGGCGCGGCAACTTAACATTAATAATGGATTTGAAATGGTCATTTCGGATACAGTAGGCTTTATTCAAAAATTGCCGACATCGCTCATCGAAGCGTTTAAATCTACATTAGAAGAAGCACGACAAGCAGACTTGCTCATCCATGTGGTCGATGCCAGTCATGCCGATTACAAAATTCAATATGATACCGTTAAGGAAATTATTCGTGAACTTGACATGGATTACATCCCTCAAGTGGTCATTTTTAACAAGCGTGATTTACATACGGGAGCGCGACCCATTGCAGATCAAGTGTCCGTATTTGTATCGTCTAAAAATCCAGATGATATCGAAAAAGTAAAAACATTAATTATTGAAGCGATTCAAAAACAATTCCGATTTTATCAAATACAATTAGAGAGTCAATGTGCTGAAAAGTTATATCAACTTAAACAACAGACCTTAGTGACTCGTCTTGAATATGATGAAGAGACAGATCAATACATGATAGAAGGCTATCAAAAACAATAG
- a CDS encoding aminotransferase class I/II-fold pyridoxal phosphate-dependent enzyme: protein MTQLSQLIEEIETILVPYFREIEARALKNQQRVLDAFHQVKITEADLVGSTGYGYDDAGRDHLEAVYAATFKAEDALVRPQLISGTHAITVALQSMLKPGESLMYITGSPYDTLLEVIGVSGTGIESLKEYGIHYQEVELKAGHIDIEKVLHTIDETTKVVAIQRSKGYDQRPSISIDEIEKAIQSIKAQHPDVIIFVDNCYGEFVETKEPVEVGADLMAGSLIKNPGGGLAKIGGYIVGRQELVARCGYRLTAPGIGKEAGASLDALQAMYQGFFMSPHIVSQSLKGALFTSLLLERLNMRTSPRYDEPRTDLIQTVSFGNQEQMIRFCQSIQHASPINAHFNPEPSAMPGYEDAVIMAAGTFIQGASIELTADGPIRPPYEVYVQGGLTYEHVKIAVIRAVGTLIEDGLISIK from the coding sequence ATGACACAATTATCACAACTTATTGAAGAAATAGAAACGATACTCGTACCATATTTTAGAGAAATTGAGGCGCGTGCGCTTAAAAATCAACAACGTGTTTTAGATGCGTTTCATCAAGTGAAGATTACTGAAGCGGATTTAGTAGGATCAACGGGTTACGGATATGATGATGCTGGAAGAGATCATCTCGAAGCGGTTTATGCGGCAACATTTAAAGCAGAAGATGCGCTAGTGAGACCGCAACTCATTTCAGGTACACACGCGATTACAGTGGCACTACAAAGTATGTTAAAGCCAGGTGAAAGCTTGATGTACATTACTGGAAGTCCTTATGATACTTTGTTAGAAGTGATCGGCGTGAGTGGAACGGGCATTGAAAGCCTAAAAGAATATGGGATACATTATCAAGAAGTTGAACTTAAAGCAGGACATATAGATATCGAAAAAGTATTACATACCATTGATGAGACAACAAAAGTCGTCGCAATTCAACGTTCCAAAGGGTATGATCAACGTCCATCTATTTCTATAGATGAAATTGAGAAAGCAATTCAGAGCATTAAAGCACAGCATCCAGATGTCATTATTTTCGTTGACAATTGTTATGGTGAATTTGTGGAGACAAAAGAGCCGGTCGAAGTTGGGGCTGATTTAATGGCAGGATCGCTCATTAAAAATCCAGGGGGTGGATTAGCGAAAATTGGAGGCTATATTGTTGGACGACAAGAATTAGTCGCTCGGTGTGGTTATCGTTTAACAGCACCTGGTATAGGCAAAGAGGCAGGTGCGTCATTGGATGCGTTACAGGCCATGTATCAAGGTTTTTTTATGAGCCCTCATATCGTTAGTCAGAGTTTAAAAGGCGCCCTTTTTACAAGTTTATTGTTAGAGCGTTTAAATATGCGTACGTCCCCACGTTATGATGAACCACGTACAGATTTAATTCAAACCGTGTCATTCGGTAACCAAGAACAAATGATTCGTTTCTGTCAAAGTATTCAACATGCTTCTCCAATTAACGCCCATTTTAACCCTGAACCAAGTGCGATGCCGGGTTACGAAGATGCTGTTATTATGGCTGCAGGAACATTCATACAAGGCGCATCAATTGAACTGACTGCCGACGGACCGATTCGCCCACCTTATGAAGTATACGTACAAGGAGGCCTCACCTATGAACATGTCAAAATCGCAGTCATACGTGCAGTCGGAACTTTAATAGAAGATGGCCTAATTTCAATAAAATAA
- a CDS encoding MerR family transcriptional regulator has translation MDNDKIRRNMPVFPMSVVSRLTELSPRQIRYYETHELVTPSRTVGNKRLFSLNDLETLLSIKHLLEKGFNMKGIKQIMLTDDVNPLNDEEAQLRKQMLVDTTQKPQRDSIPLNRGDLSRFFK, from the coding sequence ATGGACAACGATAAAATTCGCCGAAACATGCCTGTATTTCCGATGAGTGTTGTCAGTCGATTAACGGAATTGTCACCACGACAAATTCGTTATTACGAAACACATGAACTTGTTACCCCTTCGCGTACAGTGGGAAACAAACGTCTCTTTTCACTGAATGATTTAGAAACATTACTTTCAATTAAACATTTATTGGAAAAAGGGTTTAATATGAAAGGAATTAAACAAATCATGTTAACGGATGACGTTAATCCATTGAATGATGAAGAGGCGCAATTGAGAAAGCAGATGCTCGTGGATACGACACAGAAACCACAACGTGATTCGATACCTTTGAATCGTGGAGATTTATCGCGCTTTTTTAAATAA
- the glnA gene encoding type I glutamate--ammonia ligase: MPKQHFTKDDIRRFAKEENVRYLRLQFTDILGTIKNVEVPVSQLEKVLDNEMMFDGSSIEGFVRIEESDMYLYPDLDTWVIFPWTAGQGKVARLICDIYTTDHEPFSGDPRSNLKRVLKEMEALGYTDFNLGPEPEFFLFKLDEKGEPTMELNDHGGYFDLAPTDLGENCRRDIVLELEDMGFDIEASHHEVAPGQHEIDFKYADAVTACDNIQTFKLVVKTIARKHNLHATFMPKPLFGVNGSGMHFNVSLFKGKENAFYDENSEMQLTEDAYHFIAGIMKNARGYTAVCNPLVNSYKRLVPGYEAPSYIAWSGKNRSPLVRVPSSRGLSTRVEIRSVDPAANPYMALATILQAGLDGIKNKLEVPKPVNQNIYEMNREEREAVGIEDLPSTLYTALKAMRENPIVKEALGDHIYHQFINSKSIEWDYYRTQVSEWEVEQYMKQY, encoded by the coding sequence ATGCCAAAACAACACTTTACTAAAGATGATATCAGACGCTTTGCCAAAGAAGAAAACGTACGCTATTTACGCTTACAATTTACTGATATTTTAGGGACAATTAAAAACGTTGAAGTACCAGTAAGCCAATTAGAAAAAGTATTGGACAATGAAATGATGTTTGATGGCTCTTCCATTGAAGGCTTCGTTCGTATTGAGGAATCAGATATGTATTTATACCCTGATTTGGATACGTGGGTTATTTTCCCTTGGACAGCGGGACAAGGAAAAGTAGCACGTTTAATCTGTGATATTTACACGACAGATCACGAACCATTTTCTGGAGACCCACGCAGCAATTTAAAACGTGTATTAAAAGAAATGGAAGCTTTAGGTTACACGGATTTTAACTTAGGGCCTGAACCTGAATTTTTCTTATTTAAGTTAGATGAAAAAGGCGAACCAACAATGGAATTAAATGATCACGGTGGGTATTTCGATTTAGCACCAACGGACTTAGGTGAAAATTGTCGTCGTGATATCGTCCTTGAATTAGAAGACATGGGCTTTGATATTGAAGCTTCACATCATGAAGTGGCGCCAGGTCAACATGAAATTGATTTCAAATATGCAGATGCTGTAACAGCTTGTGACAACATTCAAACTTTTAAATTGGTCGTAAAGACAATTGCACGTAAACACAACTTACATGCGACGTTTATGCCGAAACCATTGTTTGGCGTTAACGGAAGTGGGATGCACTTTAATGTTTCACTATTCAAAGGGAAAGAAAATGCATTCTATGATGAAAATAGCGAAATGCAATTAACAGAAGATGCATATCACTTTATTGCAGGTATTATGAAAAATGCTCGAGGTTATACAGCAGTGTGTAACCCACTTGTCAATTCATACAAACGTCTTGTGCCTGGATATGAGGCACCAAGTTACATCGCTTGGAGTGGTAAAAACCGCTCGCCATTAGTTCGTGTCCCAAGTTCGCGCGGTTTATCGACACGTGTTGAAATCCGTTCAGTTGATCCTGCAGCGAATCCATATATGGCATTAGCGACAATATTACAAGCTGGTTTAGATGGCATTAAAAATAAATTAGAAGTGCCAAAACCAGTAAATCAAAACATTTATGAAATGAACCGTGAAGAACGTGAAGCAGTCGGCATTGAAGACTTACCATCCACACTTTACACAGCTTTAAAAGCAATGCGTGAGAATCCAATCGTTAAAGAAGCACTGGGTGACCACATCTATCACCAATTTATCAACTCTAAGTCTATTGAATGGGATTATTACCGCACGCAAGTGTCTGAATGGGAAGTTGAGCAGTATATGAAACAGTATTAA